A stretch of Corynebacterium timonense DNA encodes these proteins:
- a CDS encoding GNAT family N-acetyltransferase codes for MPENTTPENTTPELRVNEREGQYEIYVGDTLAGYATYVDRGAARVLPHTVVFDAFQGQGLSKALIAFALDDVAAAGRTVVPQCSAVAHFIEKNPEYADLVDTGGAS; via the coding sequence ATGCCTGAGAACACAACGCCCGAGAACACAACGCCCGAGCTGCGGGTGAACGAGCGCGAGGGGCAGTACGAGATCTACGTCGGCGACACACTCGCCGGTTACGCCACCTACGTCGACCGCGGCGCCGCACGCGTGCTCCCGCACACGGTGGTCTTCGACGCCTTCCAAGGCCAAGGCTTGTCGAAGGCGCTCATTGCATTCGCGCTTGACGACGTCGCAGCGGCCGGCCGCACCGTCGTCCCGCAGTGCTCCGCGGTCGCGCACTTCATTGAGAAGAACCCGGAGTACGCCGACCTCGTGGATACGGGTGGCGCGTCCTAA
- a CDS encoding ABC transporter substrate-binding protein translates to MNVHSTPTAVLVCCAALVVSLTACSSQGEPQHAPQPPATATESGTATASSDVPTHKPQRIAALSSDVASLVAAIAEPENIALIADIGERTPEGPQVLRGDHNVDPEQILSAEPDLVLLTSRHGQEQDAAALIEQSAIPVVQFDGGDTWSSIDAILANIDELGSLLGEEERAAQLRSDIEETRARVHEQIPEGQAPRVLPLMARGEQRMVVPPSALLHGLVAEAGAEALTGTSGGRGPAPADPELIAALNPDVIVIEDFQGRGTQDFAEILSNPALSHVPAVATGRVHFLPSDLVTVAGAADVGDGLAAVVDAIYHRR, encoded by the coding sequence ATGAACGTGCACTCCACCCCCACAGCAGTCCTTGTCTGCTGCGCCGCGCTCGTAGTCAGCCTCACCGCCTGCTCCTCGCAGGGCGAGCCCCAGCATGCACCGCAGCCCCCAGCTACCGCGACCGAGTCGGGCACGGCGACTGCCAGCAGCGACGTACCCACGCACAAGCCCCAGCGCATCGCGGCTCTCTCCAGCGACGTCGCTTCCCTCGTCGCCGCGATCGCAGAGCCGGAGAACATCGCCCTCATCGCCGACATCGGCGAGCGGACCCCAGAGGGGCCGCAGGTGCTCCGCGGCGACCACAACGTCGACCCGGAGCAGATCCTCAGCGCAGAACCCGACCTCGTGCTGCTCACCTCGCGTCACGGGCAGGAGCAGGACGCCGCCGCGCTGATCGAGCAGAGCGCTATCCCCGTTGTCCAGTTCGACGGCGGGGACACCTGGTCCAGCATCGATGCCATCCTGGCCAACATCGACGAGCTCGGGTCCCTCCTCGGGGAGGAAGAACGAGCCGCGCAGCTACGCAGCGACATCGAGGAGACCCGCGCACGCGTGCACGAGCAGATCCCGGAAGGGCAAGCGCCGCGCGTTTTACCCCTCATGGCCCGCGGCGAGCAGCGTATGGTGGTCCCCCCGTCGGCGCTCCTGCACGGCCTCGTCGCCGAAGCCGGGGCCGAAGCACTAACTGGTACCTCCGGAGGGCGCGGTCCCGCCCCCGCAGACCCCGAGCTCATCGCCGCACTTAACCCCGACGTCATTGTCATCGAGGACTTCCAAGGACGCGGCACGCAGGACTTCGCAGAAATCCTGTCGAACCCGGCGCTGAGCCACGTTCCTGCCGTCGCCACTGGGCGTGTCCACTTCTTGCCCAGCGATCTCGTCACCGTCGCCGGGGCTGCGGACGTGGGCGACGGGCTCGCCGCTGTCGTCGACGCCATCTACCACCGACGCTAA
- a CDS encoding CG0192 family protein, with protein MATAEIYDAELNPTKEEVAAEHSRIVELSGTYRVVDPDDVVGIEVLVGKDADGNLAQLALTYRPADRALDSELLRMQHSELGERSVAYLTDDPVAVREIITTIMRGAPGADFDNGEPIFAVRGNGHSPEMEVTEVEIQDCNGWTSIGTALFDGEQRQFQLRIQRFIQDQAAAADELALVTDADATLIRLEVWD; from the coding sequence ATGGCAACCGCGGAGATCTATGACGCCGAACTCAACCCCACCAAGGAAGAAGTAGCCGCCGAGCACTCGCGGATCGTCGAGCTTTCCGGTACCTACCGGGTTGTCGACCCCGACGACGTCGTCGGCATCGAGGTCCTCGTTGGCAAAGACGCCGACGGCAACCTCGCCCAGCTTGCGCTGACGTACCGCCCGGCCGACCGGGCCCTCGACAGCGAGCTGCTGCGCATGCAGCACTCCGAGCTTGGCGAGCGCTCCGTGGCGTACCTCACCGACGACCCCGTGGCCGTGCGCGAGATTATCACCACGATCATGCGCGGCGCGCCCGGCGCGGACTTCGACAACGGCGAGCCGATCTTCGCCGTCCGCGGCAACGGTCACTCCCCCGAGATGGAGGTGACCGAGGTTGAGATCCAGGACTGCAACGGGTGGACCTCGATCGGCACCGCGCTTTTCGACGGCGAGCAGCGCCAATTCCAGCTCCGCATCCAGCGCTTCATCCAGGATCAAGCGGCCGCCGCCGACGAGCTCGCCCTCGTCACCGACGCCGACGCCACGCTCATCCGCCTCGAGGTCTGGGACTAG
- a CDS encoding FecCD family ABC transporter permease encodes MVKPVEAAPKRPRLALAFLVAGTGFTAVALLAIAIGPVTLNPGEAFAALRDATLDDHSSPAASVVYNIRLPRIIVGALVGAALAVSGAVMQAVFRNPLADPGIIGVSAGAATAAVLAIVFGLTAVGAWVLPAAAFIGALGTVAVVQSIAQWRGGGPVTLVLVGIAASAFLGAVTSAAVANAPQDSDIRGIAFWLNGDLVARTWAHVGIAAAPILFGTIAVIAVGRDLNILTLGDSTARSLGVNTAVMRPAVLSLAALLAACAVAVSGIIGFVGLVVPHLVRLTVGTDHRALLPLAAVAGATFVVAADTLARTIFDPVVLQTGSVVAFIGSPLFLWLLLRTIGPNGRGAL; translated from the coding sequence ATGGTGAAGCCCGTGGAAGCTGCACCTAAACGACCCCGATTGGCGCTCGCTTTTCTTGTCGCGGGCACGGGCTTCACCGCCGTAGCGCTCCTTGCCATAGCGATCGGGCCTGTCACGCTGAATCCGGGGGAGGCATTCGCCGCGCTTCGCGACGCCACCCTGGACGACCACTCCTCTCCCGCCGCGTCCGTGGTGTACAACATCCGCCTCCCCCGTATCATCGTCGGCGCTCTTGTCGGCGCGGCGCTCGCAGTCTCCGGAGCCGTCATGCAGGCGGTGTTCCGCAATCCGTTGGCAGACCCGGGAATCATCGGTGTTTCTGCCGGTGCGGCGACCGCGGCCGTGCTCGCCATCGTGTTCGGGCTCACTGCCGTCGGCGCCTGGGTGCTTCCCGCGGCAGCCTTCATCGGGGCGCTGGGCACCGTGGCTGTCGTCCAATCCATCGCCCAGTGGCGCGGCGGCGGGCCGGTCACACTGGTGCTCGTGGGCATTGCCGCCAGTGCGTTCCTCGGCGCCGTCACCTCCGCGGCGGTTGCTAACGCGCCCCAAGACAGCGACATTCGCGGCATCGCGTTTTGGCTCAACGGCGACCTCGTCGCCCGCACGTGGGCCCACGTGGGCATCGCGGCGGCCCCGATCCTTTTCGGCACGATCGCCGTCATCGCGGTGGGGCGCGACCTCAACATACTCACGTTAGGCGACTCGACGGCCCGCAGCCTCGGCGTCAACACAGCCGTCATGCGCCCCGCCGTACTCTCGCTGGCCGCGTTGCTCGCCGCGTGCGCGGTGGCGGTGTCCGGGATCATCGGCTTTGTCGGGCTTGTCGTTCCCCACCTCGTGCGCCTAACAGTCGGCACCGATCACCGAGCGCTTCTGCCGCTCGCAGCCGTGGCCGGGGCCACCTTCGTCGTCGCCGCGGATACGCTCGCCCGCACGATCTTCGACCCGGTCGTCTTGCAGACGGGCTCCGTCGTCGCCTTCATCGGCTCGCCACTGTTCCTGTGGTTGCTGTTACGCACCATCGGCCCCAACGGGAGGGGCGCGCTGTGA
- a CDS encoding metal-sensitive transcriptional regulator, protein MDTATGDNYGYSADKARYIARLKRIEGQVRGVERMIEDNKYCVDILTQISAITSALENVGLALLDEHLSHCVAGAIEDGGHDAVEARIKEAMQAIKRMVKS, encoded by the coding sequence ATGGATACCGCCACCGGAGACAACTACGGCTACTCGGCCGACAAGGCCCGCTACATCGCCCGCCTCAAGCGGATCGAGGGACAGGTTCGCGGCGTGGAGCGCATGATCGAAGATAACAAGTACTGCGTCGACATCCTCACCCAGATCTCCGCCATCACCTCCGCCCTCGAAAACGTGGGCCTGGCCCTCCTCGACGAGCACCTCTCGCACTGCGTCGCGGGCGCGATTGAAGACGGCGGCCACGACGCCGTCGAGGCTAGAATCAAGGAAGCAATGCAAGCGATCAAACGGATGGTGAAAAGCTAA
- the ramA gene encoding acetate metabolism transcriptional regulator RamA: MDAQRIRDDDDAIRAALTALKTATAIPVAMYGTLLNDNRLQITQWIGLRTPALQNLLIEPGAGVGGRVVATRRAVGVSDYARASVISHEYDRQIQDEGLHSVVAVPVIVQREIRGVLYVGVHSPVRLGDKVIEEVTMTARTLEQDLAINAALRRSEGATGSPKPGRIMNGAEWEQVRSTHSKLRMLANRVQDDTLRKELEQLCDQMVSPVRVKQSTKLSARELDVLSCVALGHTNVEAAEEMGIGAETVKSYLRSVMRKLGAHTRYEAVNAARRIGALP; encoded by the coding sequence ATGGACGCCCAGAGAATCAGGGATGACGACGACGCCATCCGAGCAGCGCTCACCGCGCTGAAGACCGCCACGGCAATCCCGGTAGCGATGTACGGCACCCTGCTCAACGACAACCGCCTGCAGATCACCCAGTGGATCGGCCTTCGCACCCCCGCGCTGCAGAACCTCCTCATCGAACCCGGGGCCGGCGTCGGCGGTCGCGTCGTTGCCACCCGCCGCGCCGTCGGCGTCTCCGACTACGCGCGCGCGAGCGTCATTTCCCACGAGTACGACCGCCAGATCCAGGACGAGGGCCTGCACTCCGTCGTCGCGGTGCCCGTCATCGTGCAGCGCGAGATCCGCGGTGTCCTCTACGTCGGCGTCCACTCGCCGGTGCGCCTCGGCGACAAGGTCATCGAGGAAGTCACCATGACAGCGCGCACCCTCGAGCAGGACCTCGCCATCAACGCCGCTTTGCGACGTTCCGAGGGCGCCACCGGCAGCCCGAAACCCGGCCGGATCATGAACGGCGCCGAGTGGGAACAGGTCCGCTCCACCCACTCCAAGCTGCGCATGCTGGCCAACCGCGTCCAGGACGACACGCTGCGCAAAGAGCTCGAGCAACTGTGCGATCAGATGGTCTCTCCCGTGCGCGTGAAGCAGTCGACGAAGTTGTCCGCGCGCGAACTTGACGTGCTGTCCTGCGTCGCGCTTGGCCACACGAACGTCGAGGCGGCCGAGGAAATGGGCATCGGCGCGGAGACGGTGAAGTCCTATCTGCGCAGCGTGATGCGCAAGCTCGGGGCCCACACCCGCTACGAGGCCGTCAACGCAGCCCGGCGCATCGGGGCACTGCCCTAA
- a CDS encoding ABC transporter ATP-binding protein gives MTLQTVGLCRDGILHDVNFAARRGEITTIIGPNGAGKSTLLAYLAGIARPTVGDVLLDGSPLAALSSRERARAISLVAQDTTVGADMRVEQLVETGRHPHIGRFDTATDDDRLRIAHALTLTATGHLAGRTVSSLSGGERQRVHIARALAQNAPYMLLDEPTSALDLKHQADVEKLLRSARSEGRAVVAVVHDLGLAARMSDTVTLLARGQVLAAGSVEETITEELIAQAYDVPVRIHTDPFTHSPVVTVVT, from the coding sequence GTGACACTTCAAACGGTCGGGTTATGCCGTGACGGCATCCTCCACGACGTGAACTTTGCGGCGCGCCGAGGCGAGATTACCACCATCATCGGCCCCAACGGGGCGGGCAAGTCCACGCTGCTCGCCTACCTCGCGGGCATCGCCCGCCCCACCGTCGGCGATGTGCTCCTCGACGGCTCCCCCCTTGCCGCGCTGAGCTCGCGCGAGCGTGCCCGCGCCATCTCCCTCGTCGCCCAGGACACAACAGTCGGCGCCGACATGCGCGTGGAGCAGCTCGTTGAAACCGGCCGCCACCCGCACATCGGTCGCTTCGACACCGCCACCGACGACGACCGACTCAGAATCGCCCACGCCCTCACGCTTACTGCGACTGGCCACCTAGCTGGGCGAACAGTCAGCTCGTTATCCGGCGGCGAACGCCAGCGCGTTCATATTGCCCGGGCCCTCGCGCAGAACGCGCCCTACATGCTTCTCGACGAGCCCACTAGCGCCCTCGACCTGAAACATCAGGCGGACGTCGAAAAGCTCCTGCGCTCGGCGCGCAGTGAAGGCCGCGCCGTCGTCGCCGTCGTCCACGATCTGGGGCTGGCCGCGCGAATGAGCGATACCGTCACCCTGCTCGCGCGGGGACAGGTGCTCGCGGCCGGGAGCGTCGAGGAGACGATCACCGAGGAACTCATCGCGCAGGCCTACGACGTGCCCGTGCGCATCCACACGGACCCCTTCACGCACTCCCCCGTCGTCACTGTTGTGACCTAA
- the epsC gene encoding serine O-acetyltransferase EpsC: MWKAVNMIREDLRNARAHDPAARGDIENAIVYSGLHAIWIHRVSHALWTRGVRGPARILAQFARFLTGVEIHPGATIGRRFFIDHGMGIVIGETAEIGDGVMLYHGVTLGGQVLTQTKRHPTIGDNVTIGAGAKVLGPITIGANSAIGANAVVTKSVPPNSIAVGIPAKVRERREEETKHLVDPDKYFDPGSYII; the protein is encoded by the coding sequence ATGTGGAAGGCCGTGAACATGATCCGGGAAGACCTGCGCAATGCGCGAGCTCACGACCCGGCCGCCCGAGGCGATATCGAAAACGCCATTGTCTACTCCGGGCTCCACGCCATTTGGATCCACCGCGTGAGCCACGCACTGTGGACGCGCGGTGTTCGGGGGCCGGCGCGCATCCTCGCTCAGTTCGCGCGCTTCCTCACCGGCGTGGAGATCCACCCCGGCGCCACCATCGGGCGCCGCTTCTTTATTGACCACGGCATGGGCATCGTCATCGGTGAGACCGCAGAGATCGGTGACGGCGTCATGCTCTACCACGGTGTCACCCTGGGCGGCCAGGTGCTCACCCAGACGAAGCGCCACCCCACCATCGGCGACAACGTCACCATCGGTGCCGGTGCCAAGGTGCTCGGCCCCATCACCATCGGGGCGAACTCCGCCATCGGCGCCAATGCCGTGGTGACCAAATCGGTCCCGCCGAACTCCATCGCCGTGGGCATCCCCGCCAAAGTGCGCGAGCGCCGCGAGGAGGAGACCAAGCACCTCGTCGACCCGGACAAGTACTTCGACCCCGGCAGCTACATCATTTAG
- the murA gene encoding UDP-N-acetylglucosamine 1-carboxyvinyltransferase: protein MKERFLVQGGTRLEGSVRVDGAKNSVLKLMAATLLTEGTTTLHNCPQILDVPLMRDVLVGLGCEVEIDGSVVRITTPADVSPHADFDAVRQFRASVAVLGPLAARCGEAYVALPGGDAIGSRPLDMHQSGLEKLGATTHIEHGAVVAKAGKLTGAAIKLDFPSVGATENIVTAAVLAEGRTVLDNAAREPEIVDLCDMLNAMGARIAGAGTSIITVDGVDALRPTEHTVVGDRIVAGTWAYAAAMTRGDITVTGIAPRHLHLALEKLKISGATVESYDSGFRVRMQNRPRAVDYQTLPFPGFPTDLQPMAIGISAIADGASVITENVFEARFRFVDEMLRLGADATVDGHHVVLRGVDKLSSTDVWASDIRAGAGLVLAGLVADDVTTVHDVAHIDRGYPNFVENLTALGADIRRV from the coding sequence GTGAAAGAACGATTTCTAGTTCAGGGCGGCACCCGCCTCGAGGGTTCCGTCCGTGTCGATGGGGCCAAAAATAGCGTGCTCAAGCTCATGGCGGCCACCCTCCTCACGGAGGGGACGACCACGCTGCACAACTGCCCGCAGATTCTCGACGTCCCCCTCATGCGCGACGTCCTCGTCGGCCTCGGCTGCGAGGTGGAGATCGACGGATCAGTCGTGCGCATCACCACCCCCGCCGACGTCTCCCCGCACGCCGACTTCGACGCGGTGCGCCAGTTCCGCGCGTCGGTCGCCGTCCTCGGCCCACTCGCCGCGCGCTGTGGCGAGGCCTACGTCGCCCTTCCTGGCGGCGATGCCATCGGCTCCCGTCCGCTGGACATGCACCAGTCCGGGCTGGAAAAGCTGGGTGCGACGACCCACATCGAGCACGGTGCCGTCGTAGCCAAAGCCGGGAAGCTGACTGGCGCGGCGATCAAGCTTGATTTCCCGTCCGTCGGCGCGACGGAGAACATCGTCACGGCTGCCGTGCTCGCGGAGGGGCGGACCGTGCTGGACAACGCCGCCCGCGAACCGGAGATCGTGGACCTGTGCGACATGCTCAACGCGATGGGAGCACGGATCGCCGGTGCCGGCACCTCGATCATCACCGTCGATGGCGTAGACGCGCTGCGCCCCACCGAACACACCGTGGTTGGCGACCGTATCGTCGCCGGAACCTGGGCCTACGCGGCAGCAATGACACGCGGCGACATCACGGTCACCGGCATCGCGCCGCGCCACCTGCACCTCGCGCTGGAAAAGCTCAAAATCTCCGGAGCCACGGTGGAAAGCTACGACAGCGGGTTCCGCGTGCGCATGCAGAACCGGCCCCGGGCGGTGGACTACCAAACGCTGCCCTTCCCGGGCTTTCCCACGGACCTGCAGCCGATGGCGATCGGCATCTCCGCCATCGCTGACGGGGCGTCGGTGATCACAGAGAACGTCTTCGAGGCCCGTTTCCGCTTTGTTGACGAGATGCTCCGGCTCGGCGCCGACGCCACCGTCGACGGGCACCATGTCGTGCTGCGCGGCGTTGACAAGCTTTCCTCGACCGACGTGTGGGCCTCCGACATCCGTGCCGGCGCCGGCCTCGTGCTCGCGGGACTTGTCGCCGACGACGTGACGACGGTCCACGACGTCGCCCACATCGACCGCGGCTACCCGAACTTCGTGGAAAACCTGACGGCGTTGGGTGCGGATATTCGGCGCGTATAA
- the cysK gene encoding cysteine synthase A codes for MPQSQPKIANNVLELIGNTPLVELHDVTGDVKARVLAKLEFYNPANSVKDRIGKAIVEAAEASGELTPGGTIVEATSGNTGIALALVGAAKGYRVVLTMPETMSTERRVVLRALGAEIVLTPGSAGMKGAVEKANEIVSSTDNAILARQFDNEANPKIHYATTGPEIWNDTDGDVDILVAGVGTGGTISGAGKYLKEQKPDVKLVAVEPAASPLLTKGEAGPHKIQGLGANFIPGTLDRDLVDEVIAVPHEDAVSVSRELARTEGILGGISTGANLKAALDVAARPENEGKTIVVIIPDFGERYISTILYEDIRD; via the coding sequence ATGCCTCAGTCTCAGCCCAAGATCGCGAACAACGTCCTCGAACTCATCGGCAACACGCCGCTCGTCGAGCTTCACGACGTCACCGGCGACGTCAAGGCCCGCGTCCTCGCGAAGCTGGAGTTTTACAACCCCGCCAATTCCGTTAAGGACCGCATCGGCAAGGCCATCGTCGAGGCCGCCGAAGCCTCCGGCGAGCTCACACCCGGCGGCACCATCGTGGAGGCCACCTCCGGCAACACTGGCATCGCGCTCGCCCTCGTCGGCGCCGCCAAGGGTTACCGCGTCGTATTGACCATGCCGGAGACCATGTCCACCGAGCGCCGCGTGGTCCTGCGCGCCCTGGGCGCCGAGATCGTGCTCACCCCAGGCTCCGCGGGCATGAAGGGCGCCGTGGAGAAGGCCAACGAGATCGTCAGCTCCACCGATAACGCCATCCTGGCCCGCCAGTTCGACAACGAGGCCAACCCGAAGATCCACTACGCCACGACCGGCCCTGAAATCTGGAACGACACCGACGGCGACGTGGACATCCTCGTCGCGGGCGTCGGCACCGGCGGCACCATTTCGGGCGCCGGCAAGTACCTCAAGGAGCAGAAGCCGGACGTCAAGCTCGTCGCCGTCGAGCCCGCCGCCTCGCCCCTGTTGACGAAGGGCGAGGCCGGTCCGCACAAGATCCAGGGCCTCGGCGCGAACTTCATCCCGGGCACCCTCGACCGCGACCTCGTCGACGAGGTCATCGCCGTGCCCCACGAGGACGCGGTGTCCGTCTCCCGCGAGCTCGCCCGCACGGAGGGCATCCTCGGCGGTATTTCCACCGGCGCCAACCTGAAGGCTGCCCTCGACGTGGCCGCCCGCCCGGAGAACGAAGGCAAGACCATCGTGGTCATCATCCCCGACTTCGGCGAGCGCTACATTTCGACCATCCTCTACGAGGACATCCGCGACTAG